One window of Atribacter laminatus genomic DNA carries:
- a CDS encoding cytochrome c biogenesis CcdA family protein, which translates to MGELFTTLTSAIEGSATIALIAALTWGILSILLSPCHLASIPLIVGFITQQGKLTLNRAFWISTWFSLGILSTIAIIGIITASLGRMAGDIGGYGNYIVAVIFFIVGLSLLDVIPLNFGGPAQVKKTRGTGTMAAFLLGFFFGIALGPCTFAYMAPVLGATFRVGETTPLLAAGLLITYGIGHCSVIVLAGTFTQSVQKYLRWNETSMAANIVKKVCGVLVLFGGLYLIYTAP; encoded by the coding sequence ATGGGTGAACTGTTTACTACCCTGACCAGCGCCATTGAAGGGAGTGCAACGATTGCCCTGATTGCAGCATTGACTTGGGGAATATTAAGCATTCTTTTAAGTCCCTGCCATCTCGCTAGTATTCCCCTTATTGTCGGCTTTATCACTCAGCAGGGGAAATTAACCCTGAATCGGGCGTTTTGGATTAGCACCTGGTTCTCCCTCGGCATTCTTTCCACTATTGCTATCATCGGTATTATCACAGCCAGCTTGGGGCGAATGGCAGGAGATATTGGGGGATATGGAAATTATATTGTTGCCGTCATCTTTTTCATTGTTGGCCTTTCCCTGCTCGATGTCATCCCCCTCAATTTTGGAGGACCAGCTCAAGTTAAAAAAACCAGGGGAACGGGAACAATGGCAGCCTTTCTCCTCGGTTTTTTCTTTGGGATAGCCTTGGGACCCTGTACCTTTGCTTATATGGCACCGGTTTTGGGAGCAACATTCCGGGTGGGAGAAACCACTCCCTTGCTGGCCGCTGGGCTTCTCATTACGTATGGAATAGGGCATTGTTCGGTGATTGTTTTAGCCGGAACCTTTACTCAAAGTGTTCAAAAATATCTGCGCTGGAATGAAACCTCAATGGCAGCGAATATCGTAAAGAAAGTCTGTGGAGTTTTAGTTCTTTTTGGTGGTTTATATCTTATTTATACTGCACCCTAA
- a CDS encoding metallophosphoesterase family protein: MKIAVFSDIHSNLPALKAVLQDIENHQPDEMVCLGDLVGYAPFPNEVISIISSLNIPVIMGNYDQGVGNDLDDCGCAYKTDEERTLGAISIEWTKKMTTSENKIYLRNLLPRYQLTYGSFQLLFVHGSPRRINEYLFPDRSDKNLLHVMSKESADLLVCGHTHRPFSRKVQDIWFINDGSVGRPKDGDWRAGWVLLNIEENQTPKIDFMRCEYDLDSLKKIYPNSGLPQKFLYDLLSTESL; encoded by the coding sequence ATGAAAATTGCGGTTTTCTCTGATATCCATTCGAATCTTCCGGCGCTGAAAGCCGTATTGCAAGATATTGAAAATCACCAACCGGATGAAATGGTATGTTTAGGTGATTTAGTAGGATACGCACCTTTCCCAAACGAGGTTATCTCAATCATAAGCTCACTCAATATCCCAGTTATTATGGGAAACTATGACCAGGGAGTTGGAAATGACCTGGATGATTGTGGGTGTGCGTATAAAACCGATGAAGAAAGAACATTGGGAGCTATTTCTATTGAATGGACAAAAAAAATGACCACCTCGGAGAACAAAATATATTTAAGAAATCTTCTCCCCCGCTATCAATTAACCTATGGATCCTTTCAATTGCTTTTTGTTCATGGCAGTCCACGCCGAATCAATGAATATCTTTTTCCCGATCGATCCGATAAGAACCTGCTCCATGTGATGTCAAAAGAATCGGCGGATCTTTTAGTTTGTGGACATACCCATCGCCCTTTTTCTCGCAAGGTCCAGGATATTTGGTTTATCAATGATGGAAGCGTAGGGCGCCCTAAAGATGGAGACTGGAGAGCCGGATGGGTTCTTCTCAATATTGAGGAGAACCAGACTCCCAAGATTGATTTTATGAGGTGCGAATATGATTTGGACTCCCTCAAAAAAATTTATCCAAACTCTGGACTTCCTCAAAAATTTCTTTATGACCTTCTCTCAACCGAGAGCCTCTAA
- a CDS encoding thioredoxin family protein, producing the protein MNKIPGILILVIACCFIFSLTVFSEEKGPTIEEVYLGLSSGPLRYARLTTLPEDILLKAGDITINQKQVDEKIAQSEPELKEQLKRNAFYVLEQAALYPILLQEAKKWMSNQNIRSNNPNEDELFRLYLESLVPPDLTVSDQEAQAFYDLNYDMFGDTPFSDVREFVVQYLVGQKKQEFINTYVGNLSQKLEIEVNTIWVKGQSETAFDNPVDQARRSGLPVIIDFGASGCVPCDMMAPILEELQTSLKGKCTILFTDVRIYQVLSARYQISGIPTQVFFDREGKEVFRHTGFFSKEEILNKLTELGVR; encoded by the coding sequence ATGAACAAGATTCCAGGAATTCTTATATTGGTTATAGCCTGCTGTTTTATTTTTTCATTGACGGTTTTCTCTGAAGAAAAAGGTCCTACTATCGAAGAGGTCTACCTGGGTCTGAGCTCAGGTCCCCTCCGATATGCACGATTAACAACCCTCCCTGAGGATATTCTTTTGAAAGCTGGAGACATCACCATCAATCAAAAACAAGTTGATGAAAAAATTGCTCAATCAGAACCTGAACTCAAGGAACAGTTAAAAAGAAACGCCTTCTACGTTCTGGAGCAAGCTGCTCTTTATCCTATTCTTCTTCAGGAAGCAAAAAAATGGATGTCAAACCAGAATATCCGATCGAATAACCCCAACGAGGATGAACTCTTTCGACTCTATCTGGAAAGTTTGGTACCTCCAGACCTAACTGTTTCTGACCAAGAAGCCCAAGCTTTTTATGATCTCAATTATGACATGTTTGGAGATACTCCATTTAGTGATGTCCGCGAGTTTGTTGTTCAGTATCTCGTTGGCCAGAAGAAACAAGAGTTTATTAATACCTATGTTGGAAATTTAAGCCAAAAACTAGAAATTGAAGTCAATACTATCTGGGTAAAGGGACAATCAGAAACTGCCTTTGATAATCCGGTGGATCAAGCGCGCCGGAGTGGACTTCCAGTCATAATTGATTTTGGTGCCAGTGGCTGTGTTCCCTGTGATATGATGGCACCAATTCTTGAAGAGCTTCAAACCAGCCTGAAGGGAAAATGCACCATCCTATTCACCGATGTCCGGATTTATCAAGTTCTTTCCGCTCGCTACCAAATCTCGGGAATTCCAACCCAGGTTTTTTTCGACCGAGAAGGCAAAGAAGTTTTTCGCCATACCGGATTTTTCTCGAAAGAAGAGATTCTTAATAAGCTTACCGAGCTGGGGGTCAGATAA
- the arsB gene encoding ACR3 family arsenite efflux transporter gives MKEKDRSLGIFEKYLTLWVALCILLGVMIGQWIPVFPKAMSKLEVSRVSIPVAILIWLMIYPIMLQVDFASIKRSIKKPKGLVITLIVNWAIKPFTMLMFSWLFLKYIFAPYIGPVLGSQYVAGAILLGAAPCTAMVFVWSYLTKGDPAYTLVQVAINDIIILFLYAPIVIFQLGVAQIQIPYDTVLLSVVLFVVIPLTLGYYTRKKLVEKKGLEWFEANFLPSLKPWTIIGLLLTLILLFSYQGDVILKQPLHILLIAIPLTIQTYVVFFIGYLWAKKWKLEYAVAAPAGLIGASNFFELAVAVAISLFGLSSGAALATVVGVLVEVPIMLSLVYIANRTQHWFPKAIEAVKPAFVPSNEQ, from the coding sequence ATGAAAGAAAAGGACCGTTCTTTAGGTATTTTTGAAAAATATCTTACTCTGTGGGTTGCTCTCTGTATTCTATTAGGGGTTATGATAGGGCAGTGGATACCCGTTTTTCCTAAGGCAATGTCCAAACTAGAAGTCAGTCGGGTATCGATCCCAGTTGCCATACTCATTTGGCTGATGATTTATCCAATAATGTTGCAGGTCGATTTCGCCAGTATCAAGAGATCAATAAAAAAACCCAAAGGGCTGGTTATAACCCTTATTGTTAACTGGGCCATCAAACCTTTTACAATGCTCATGTTTTCTTGGCTTTTCTTAAAATATATCTTTGCTCCCTACATTGGTCCTGTCCTGGGAAGTCAATATGTCGCCGGAGCTATCCTTCTTGGGGCAGCTCCTTGTACCGCTATGGTCTTCGTCTGGAGCTATCTAACTAAAGGCGATCCGGCTTATACTCTGGTACAGGTGGCTATTAATGATATCATCATTCTGTTTCTTTATGCTCCCATAGTTATTTTTCAGCTTGGTGTAGCCCAAATACAAATCCCTTATGATACGGTACTCCTTTCGGTGGTGTTGTTTGTGGTGATACCGCTCACCTTAGGCTATTACACCCGTAAAAAACTCGTTGAGAAAAAGGGATTGGAATGGTTTGAAGCCAATTTTCTTCCCAGTTTGAAACCGTGGACTATCATCGGGCTTTTACTCACTTTAATTCTTCTTTTTTCTTACCAGGGTGATGTTATTCTCAAACAGCCCCTTCACATCCTGTTAATTGCCATTCCTCTGACTATTCAGACTTACGTTGTTTTCTTTATTGGATATCTATGGGCTAAAAAATGGAAATTGGAATATGCAGTAGCTGCCCCAGCGGGTCTTATTGGTGCCAGTAACTTTTTTGAACTGGCTGTTGCAGTTGCTATTTCTCTCTTTGGGTTGAGCTCTGGTGCTGCTCTCGCAACCGTAGTCGGAGTTCTAGTAGAAGTGCCGATTATGCTCAGCTTGGTCTATATTGCCAACCGAACCCAGCACTGGTTTCCGAAAGCTATAGAAGCTGTTAAACCAGCCTTTGTGCCTTCAAATGAACAATAA
- a CDS encoding peroxiredoxin family protein, translating to MKRQLFIILLSSIIMIFMVTGCIPNPPTPTPGMEKDFTLLDLSGQSFTLSDHLGKPIVLCFFMSNCPACKSEVPHLNSVHQKYADSEELMVIGIGIRAGIAEFVQSQGVQYLVLQDDEDETVSDLYSVWSVPHNVFINRQGKITRQIAQSLSESGLEQYINEIL from the coding sequence ATGAAAAGACAACTCTTTATTATTCTGCTGAGTAGTATAATTATGATATTTATGGTTACCGGTTGTATTCCCAATCCTCCGACTCCAACTCCGGGAATGGAAAAGGATTTTACTCTGTTGGATTTAAGCGGTCAATCTTTTACTTTGAGTGATCACTTAGGAAAGCCCATTGTTCTTTGCTTTTTTATGTCCAATTGTCCTGCCTGTAAAAGTGAAGTTCCTCACTTGAATTCAGTTCATCAAAAATACGCTGACAGTGAAGAGCTAATGGTTATCGGGATTGGTATTCGGGCCGGTATCGCTGAATTCGTCCAATCTCAGGGGGTTCAATACCTGGTTCTTCAGGATGATGAAGATGAAACGGTATCAGATCTTTATAGCGTGTGGAGTGTCCCTCATAATGTTTTTATCAATCGTCAGGGGAAAATCACTCGTCAAATTGCTCAATCTCTTTCGGAAAGCGGACTGGAACAATACATTAATGAGATTTTATAA
- a CDS encoding thioredoxin family protein — MKSLFGKMTIVALLILAVIVTFYLKENRAIGQKTQTMQTIETELAEELIQASGANETNLPRFLELGADQCVPCKMMQPILEELRREYSGQLQVDFIDVWKDPKQSQQYAISSIPTQIIFDAQGKEVFRHIGFIPKDQILKKFEELKMSLNKED; from the coding sequence ATGAAATCACTTTTTGGGAAGATGACTATTGTCGCTCTTCTTATTTTAGCGGTGATCGTAACCTTTTATCTGAAGGAAAATCGTGCCATAGGTCAAAAAACTCAAACCATGCAAACCATTGAAACTGAACTAGCCGAAGAATTAATCCAGGCTTCAGGAGCGAATGAGACAAATCTACCGCGTTTCTTGGAATTGGGAGCCGATCAATGCGTTCCTTGTAAAATGATGCAGCCGATTCTCGAAGAACTCCGCCGTGAATATTCCGGGCAGCTTCAGGTTGATTTTATTGATGTCTGGAAAGATCCAAAACAATCTCAGCAGTATGCGATATCGTCAATCCCAACTCAAATTATTTTTGATGCTCAAGGAAAAGAAGTGTTTCGGCACATCGGCTTTATCCCCAAAGACCAAATCCTTAAAAAATTTGAAGAATTAAAGATGAGTTTAAATAAGGAGGATTAA
- a CDS encoding universal stress protein, translating into MFEKVLVSTDFSAPSKQFIHCVEEFRCLGVKEVVLAHVVDFRTAGMSMEAFRIHDETKLKEERKRFENLGISTKTVVTIGNPSPEIVHFAEEEKASLIVIPKREKGTIGELIIGSTAQSVTQRSKIPVLVLPCA; encoded by the coding sequence ATGTTCGAGAAAGTTTTAGTTTCCACCGATTTTTCAGCTCCTTCTAAGCAGTTCATTCACTGTGTGGAAGAATTTCGATGTTTGGGGGTGAAGGAGGTGGTCCTGGCTCATGTAGTCGATTTTCGAACCGCTGGCATGAGCATGGAAGCATTCCGGATTCATGATGAAACAAAGCTCAAAGAGGAAAGAAAACGGTTTGAAAATCTTGGCATATCTACTAAAACGGTTGTAACCATCGGTAATCCATCTCCTGAAATCGTTCATTTTGCCGAGGAAGAAAAGGCTTCACTTATAGTCATCCCCAAAAGAGAGAAGGGGACCATCGGTGAACTGATTATTGGAAGCACAGCTCAATCGGTAACCCAACGGTCAAAAATTCCAGTGTTGGTACTTCCCTGTGCATAA
- a CDS encoding thioredoxin family protein: MKVQVLGAGCKKCNLLYQNLKSFIEKNNLEAEIEYIDDLEKLLEAKVLMPPAVFIDGVKKSEGKTPTEAQFKEWFQLQ; the protein is encoded by the coding sequence ATGAAAGTTCAAGTCTTAGGCGCTGGTTGCAAAAAATGCAACCTTCTCTATCAAAATCTCAAATCCTTTATCGAGAAAAACAACCTTGAAGCTGAAATTGAATACATTGACGACCTCGAAAAACTTTTGGAAGCCAAGGTTCTTATGCCCCCAGCGGTATTCATCGACGGAGTAAAAAAGAGCGAGGGAAAAACTCCCACTGAAGCTCAGTTTAAAGAATGGTTTCAATTACAATAG
- a CDS encoding ArsR/SmtB family transcription factor yields MKLVQILKAIADENRLRILHLLNQEELCVCEIETILGMGQSNVSRHLNKLFSVSLIQREKKSQWVNYRVDRETIRKYPFLNNIFNGQSNQINPFKKDQKKYIEHKKNGMSYEQLKKLSKAID; encoded by the coding sequence GTGAAGTTAGTTCAGATTTTAAAAGCGATTGCCGATGAAAATCGTCTTCGAATATTGCACCTTTTAAACCAAGAAGAGTTATGTGTTTGTGAAATTGAAACCATCTTAGGAATGGGCCAATCAAATGTATCAAGACATCTTAATAAGCTATTTAGCGTCAGTCTTATCCAACGAGAGAAAAAATCACAATGGGTTAATTATCGGGTTGATAGGGAAACTATCAGAAAATACCCATTTCTCAATAATATTTTCAATGGACAGTCGAACCAAATAAATCCCTTCAAAAAAGACCAAAAAAAATACATTGAGCACAAAAAGAATGGAATGAGCTATGAACAATTAAAAAAATTGAGCAAAGCAATCGATTAA
- a CDS encoding DUF6951 family protein has protein sequence MQKIQAKINAGICGFITMVEAQSSDEQMVQLKIISPCETIQMLNEFIPEVDAYTEIGQGFKGMIHQAVQKTLKGCCSGCIVPSGIYKVMQVVTHLALPASATIEFKTEEGKL, from the coding sequence ATGCAAAAAATTCAGGCAAAAATCAACGCTGGAATATGTGGGTTTATTACGATGGTAGAAGCTCAATCAAGCGATGAGCAAATGGTTCAACTGAAAATCATAAGTCCCTGTGAAACGATTCAGATGTTGAATGAATTTATCCCTGAAGTTGATGCCTATACCGAAATTGGACAAGGATTTAAGGGCATGATCCATCAAGCAGTACAAAAAACCCTAAAAGGATGCTGCAGTGGTTGTATTGTTCCATCCGGTATTTACAAAGTCATGCAAGTTGTCACTCATCTGGCTCTTCCTGCTTCAGCAACCATTGAGTTTAAAACTGAGGAGGGGAAACTATGA
- a CDS encoding thermonuclease family protein, protein MKWKIMFIFFLFIIVTFGELSFAQDGLIPVTIIRAPRPNIVVAEACCSKGNSQVRIKLAGIKPPLSQALTARQLKDYLRELIKRPGLSFGFALGHTKDEAIWVGYLYSYCSCGDNEDELLIINEDLIREGLAVVDTETAGRNVVNHLLYLQEQVQQEKKGLWAEKEIIQAKPSGSSGDDCPSCER, encoded by the coding sequence TTGAAGTGGAAAATTATGTTTATATTTTTTTTATTCATTATTGTGACTTTTGGTGAGTTGAGTTTTGCTCAGGACGGACTCATCCCGGTGACTATTATTCGAGCACCTCGACCCAATATAGTCGTTGCTGAAGCCTGTTGTTCAAAAGGTAATTCTCAGGTCCGCATCAAGTTGGCAGGAATTAAACCACCTTTATCCCAAGCCTTAACGGCCCGACAACTCAAGGATTATCTTCGTGAATTAATAAAGCGACCTGGGCTGTCATTCGGATTTGCTTTAGGACACACCAAAGATGAAGCTATTTGGGTTGGGTATCTTTATTCATATTGTTCCTGTGGTGATAATGAAGATGAGCTTCTTATTATCAATGAAGATCTTATCCGAGAAGGATTAGCCGTAGTTGACACCGAAACCGCAGGCAGAAACGTAGTCAACCACCTTCTTTATCTACAAGAGCAAGTGCAACAAGAAAAAAAAGGATTATGGGCTGAAAAAGAAATTATTCAAGCAAAACCATCAGGTAGTTCTGGGGACGATTGTCCCAGTTGTGAACGATAG
- a CDS encoding 4Fe-4S dicluster domain-containing protein — protein MQFKAKREEIPWYPSVDFEQCTGCQTCYKFCSHGVYEWNQAESRPIVAHPYECIVGCTGCYPQCSSEAIHFPPLSILRQYRG, from the coding sequence ATGCAGTTCAAAGCAAAACGAGAAGAAATTCCCTGGTATCCCTCAGTAGATTTTGAGCAGTGTACCGGATGCCAAACCTGTTATAAATTCTGTTCTCATGGAGTTTACGAATGGAATCAAGCCGAAAGTCGACCCATCGTAGCTCATCCCTATGAATGTATTGTGGGGTGTACCGGCTGTTATCCTCAGTGCTCTAGCGAAGCAATTCATTTTCCCCCACTTTCAATTTTAAGACAGTACCGGGGATGA
- a CDS encoding thioredoxin domain-containing protein, translating to MKKGFIFLLGFLLVFLLGLNIAYAFETTVFGRGIPLDEFDQVKPKLFIDLGMHSITSDNWKTALDKPDNVVILPYLEDLKTLSSMKIDGFLVVVSDWNIEEGDLRVLPSFFYVENEHVLGILNWTNDSPDLSFVNLVRENIEKENPDQILMVITEKNAQFIRDQFTVFQEKTEWIIRDEISENFIQNIDIPEKPVIYFFFSSRCPICRHLKNDVTPPVFEKYQDQIKVVYLDYVIAAHYEKMVLLEETWEVEHKTSVEIFSDAGYIASEDEKTINEQVEELIQKTLVLSAEERKGIQTEFTGKIEDLIFNRFKGFTPWVVAGAGVLDGLNPCAFATIIFMVNLLMAIGHTRRRIFEIGIAYSLSVFFTYFLMGLGIFHVWQTLSAYQIISRVIYGVMASVLIIFAILSIKDAIQYRKDKKETEFSMGLPKSFRIKINKYLKKSFSEKKLIVAAIFSGFVISLLEAGCTGQIYLPTIMYIARESTSLRAFFFLLLYNTFFIIPLLVVFFGVYYGSQSKALVNFGRKNILFSKLAMGCLFIVLSILLWQSALS from the coding sequence ATGAAGAAGGGCTTCATTTTTCTTTTAGGTTTTTTATTGGTTTTTTTACTTGGGTTGAACATAGCCTATGCTTTTGAAACCACCGTCTTTGGACGGGGAATTCCATTAGATGAGTTTGATCAAGTAAAGCCTAAATTGTTCATTGATCTGGGTATGCACTCTATAACGAGTGATAACTGGAAAACAGCTCTTGATAAACCGGATAATGTTGTGATCCTTCCTTACCTTGAAGACTTGAAAACCTTATCCTCAATGAAAATTGATGGTTTTCTGGTAGTTGTTTCCGATTGGAACATAGAAGAAGGAGATTTAAGAGTTTTACCTTCATTTTTTTATGTAGAAAATGAACATGTTTTAGGAATATTGAATTGGACGAACGATTCACCTGATTTATCTTTTGTTAATTTGGTTCGGGAAAATATTGAGAAAGAAAATCCGGATCAGATCCTCATGGTTATAACTGAAAAGAATGCTCAATTTATCAGAGATCAGTTTACAGTATTTCAAGAAAAAACCGAGTGGATTATCCGTGATGAAATATCCGAAAACTTTATTCAAAACATTGATATACCCGAAAAACCAGTTATTTATTTCTTCTTTTCTTCACGCTGTCCGATCTGCCGTCATTTAAAAAATGATGTGACTCCTCCTGTCTTTGAAAAGTATCAAGATCAAATCAAAGTTGTATATTTAGATTATGTTATTGCAGCGCATTATGAAAAAATGGTACTTTTGGAAGAAACCTGGGAGGTGGAGCATAAAACCTCAGTCGAGATTTTTTCCGATGCTGGGTATATCGCTTCTGAAGATGAAAAAACCATCAACGAACAAGTCGAAGAATTAATACAGAAAACCCTGGTTCTTTCTGCTGAAGAAAGAAAAGGAATACAAACTGAATTCACTGGGAAGATCGAAGATCTTATTTTCAATCGTTTTAAAGGGTTCACCCCATGGGTGGTGGCAGGAGCGGGAGTTTTAGATGGCCTCAACCCCTGTGCTTTTGCCACCATCATTTTTATGGTGAATTTATTAATGGCTATCGGGCATACTCGTCGGCGAATTTTTGAGATTGGAATAGCGTACAGTCTTTCAGTTTTTTTTACTTATTTCTTAATGGGACTAGGGATTTTTCACGTTTGGCAAACTCTTTCAGCTTATCAGATCATATCCCGAGTGATTTATGGAGTGATGGCTTCAGTCCTTATCATCTTTGCCATTCTGAGTATCAAAGATGCTATCCAATATCGAAAAGATAAAAAAGAAACTGAATTTTCAATGGGACTTCCCAAATCGTTTCGAATTAAAATCAATAAATATTTAAAAAAAAGCTTCTCGGAAAAGAAACTAATCGTGGCTGCTATTTTCAGCGGTTTTGTCATCTCATTATTGGAGGCGGGTTGTACCGGCCAAATTTACCTACCCACTATTATGTATATAGCCAGAGAAAGCACTTCACTTCGAGCTTTTTTCTTTTTGCTCCTCTATAATACCTTTTTTATTATTCCTCTGCTGGTGGTTTTTTTTGGGGTCTACTACGGCAGTCAATCGAAAGCCTTGGTCAATTTTGGTCGGAAAAACATTCTCTTTTCCAAGTTAGCCATGGGATGTTTGTTTATTGTTTTAAGTATTTTACTTTGGCAAAGTGCTCTGTCCTAA